One segment of Ascidiaceihabitans donghaensis DNA contains the following:
- the rpiB gene encoding ribose 5-phosphate isomerase B, whose amino-acid sequence MTAKPRIVLSSDHADIELRKTIASHVADLGWDVVDIGPMTSESTHYPIHGQAAAARVASGDCQLGILLCGTGQGIMMAANKVKGIRCGVCSDTFSARMIREHNNANMLSMGARVVGEGLALDIVDAFLNAQFEGGRHATRVDMIEAD is encoded by the coding sequence ATGACTGCCAAGCCCCGCATTGTTTTGTCCAGCGACCACGCAGATATCGAACTGCGCAAAACGATCGCCTCACATGTGGCCGATCTGGGGTGGGACGTTGTGGATATCGGCCCGATGACCTCGGAAAGCACACATTACCCTATTCACGGTCAAGCGGCTGCGGCGCGCGTGGCGTCTGGTGATTGCCAGTTGGGCATCCTTCTGTGTGGCACAGGCCAAGGCATCATGATGGCGGCCAATAAGGTCAAAGGCATCCGGTGTGGTGTGTGTTCGGATACATTTTCCGCGCGTATGATCCGCGAACACAACAATGCAAACATGCTGTCGATGGGCGCCCGTGTGGTCGGCGAAGGCTTGGCGTTGGACATTGTGGACGCATTTTTGAACGCGCAGTTTGAAGGCGGACGGCACGCCACCCGTGTGGACATGATTGAAGCGGACTAG
- a CDS encoding ABC transporter permease, with protein sequence MSPYATSLIAIVKREALRFIHQRERFVAALVRPLVWLLVFAAGFRAALGLSIIPPYQTYITYETYIVPGLCGMIMLFNGMQSSLSLVYDREMGSMKLLLTSPLPRWWVLFCKLIGSTAISILQVYTFLAIAAAFGITMPALGYVAVLPALIVAGVMLGALGLLLSSFIKQLENFAGVMNFVIFPMFFLSSALYPLWKMAESSELLHTICALNPFTHAVELIRFALYLDFNGAALIWALLAMAVFTVAALWGYNPARTGLGKRR encoded by the coding sequence ATGAGCCCTTATGCCACCTCTCTTATTGCAATCGTCAAACGCGAGGCGCTGCGTTTCATCCACCAACGCGAACGCTTTGTTGCGGCCCTTGTGCGCCCGCTGGTCTGGCTTTTGGTCTTTGCCGCGGGCTTTCGCGCGGCACTGGGCCTAAGCATCATCCCGCCCTACCAGACCTACATCACCTACGAGACCTACATCGTGCCCGGTCTTTGCGGAATGATCATGCTGTTCAACGGGATGCAGTCATCCCTAAGCCTTGTATATGACCGCGAAATGGGGTCGATGAAGCTGCTGCTGACCAGCCCCCTGCCGCGTTGGTGGGTTCTGTTTTGCAAGCTGATCGGATCGACTGCAATTTCCATTTTGCAAGTCTATACCTTTTTGGCGATTGCCGCAGCGTTCGGGATCACGATGCCCGCTTTGGGCTATGTTGCGGTGTTGCCCGCGCTGATCGTAGCGGGTGTCATGTTGGGCGCATTGGGGTTGTTGCTGTCCAGCTTTATCAAGCAGTTGGAAAACTTTGCCGGGGTGATGAATTTTGTGATCTTCCCGATGTTTTTTCTATCCTCGGCGCTGTATCCGTTGTGGAAAATGGCCGAAAGCTCTGAACTATTACACACCATTTGTGCCTTGAACCCCTTCACACATGCCGTTGAGCTGATCCGGTTCGCGTTATATCTGGACTTCAATGGCGCCGCGTTAATATGGGCGCTTTTGGCCATGGCTGTGTTCACGGTTGCAGCCCTTTGGGGCTACAATCCGGCACGCACCGGCTTGGGAAAGCGCCGCTAG
- a CDS encoding ABC transporter ATP-binding protein, translating to MNGLRVRDLSFSYGPKQALNTVSFDVDQGRFCALLGPNGAGKSTLFSCLTRLLTTPDGTISVAGHDLAAAPRKALAQLGIVFQQSTLDLDLTVRQNLSYFAALHGLSGRNAARRIDAALDKLHMLERSHEKARALNGGHRRRAEIARALIHDPAILLLDEPTVGLDAAARAAITDHVHALADQGTTVLWATHLTDEVAPTDHLVILHQAQVLTEGTAADICDGAPLQDVFLQRTAIPA from the coding sequence ATGAACGGGCTTCGGGTCCGCGACCTTAGCTTTTCCTATGGCCCGAAACAGGCCCTGAACACGGTATCGTTTGATGTGGATCAGGGCCGGTTCTGCGCGTTGCTTGGCCCCAACGGTGCTGGTAAATCCACGCTGTTTTCCTGTCTTACACGGCTGTTGACTACGCCGGACGGCACCATATCGGTGGCCGGACATGATCTGGCAGCGGCCCCGCGCAAAGCTTTGGCGCAGTTGGGGATTGTCTTTCAACAAAGCACGCTGGACCTTGATCTGACGGTGCGCCAAAATTTGTCCTATTTTGCGGCATTGCACGGCCTGTCAGGACGCAACGCGGCCCGTCGAATAGACGCTGCATTGGACAAACTGCACATGCTGGAACGCAGCCACGAAAAGGCCCGCGCCCTGAACGGTGGCCACAGACGGCGGGCGGAAATCGCGCGTGCATTGATCCATGATCCGGCCATTTTGCTATTGGACGAGCCAACCGTGGGCCTGGATGCCGCTGCGCGCGCCGCGATAACCGATCACGTACACGCCCTTGCCGATCAGGGCACCACAGTGCTTTGGGCGACCCATCTGACCGATGAAGTTGCCCCGACAGACCATTTGGTGATCCTGCACCAAGCACAGGTGTTGACTGAGGGTACCGCCGCCGACATCTGCGATGGCGCACCGCTGCAAGACGTGTTTTTGCAACGCACGGCAATCCCCGCATGA
- a CDS encoding YVTN family beta-propeller repeat protein, with product MTSFLRSSAALCVLTLTATTAWSGEIWVTNEKDDTVSVIDTETLEVINTYATGERPRGITFSKDFSRVYICASDSDAVQVMDPETGEILFDLPSGEDPEQFVLHPDDTHLYIANEDDAITTVVNTQTRKVVAQIDVGVEPEGMAVSPDGKIAITTSETTNMAHWIDTETQDLFANTLVDSRPRHAEFAKDGTQMWVSSEIGGTLTVFDTATQTQTAKISFEVQGVHPDRVQPVGFEFTTDDTHAFVALGPSNHIAVVNAETYEVEDYILVGRRVWHMAFNADKSQLFTTNGVSGDVTVIDVASRKALKSIKVGRFPWGAAFRP from the coding sequence ATGACATCCTTTTTACGCAGCAGCGCCGCCCTTTGTGTCCTGACCCTGACTGCGACAACCGCATGGTCGGGCGAAATATGGGTTACCAACGAAAAAGATGACACTGTGTCCGTGATCGACACCGAAACGCTTGAGGTTATCAACACTTACGCCACAGGCGAACGCCCGCGCGGCATCACCTTTTCCAAAGACTTCAGCCGCGTCTACATCTGTGCCTCTGACAGCGATGCGGTACAGGTGATGGACCCGGAAACGGGCGAAATCCTGTTCGATTTGCCATCTGGGGAAGACCCCGAACAATTCGTTCTGCACCCCGACGACACCCATTTGTACATCGCCAACGAAGACGATGCGATCACCACCGTGGTCAACACACAAACCCGCAAAGTGGTGGCACAAATCGATGTGGGTGTGGAACCCGAAGGCATGGCAGTGTCGCCCGACGGCAAAATCGCCATCACCACATCCGAGACCACGAATATGGCCCATTGGATCGATACCGAAACCCAAGACCTGTTTGCCAACACGTTGGTCGACAGCCGCCCCCGCCACGCCGAGTTTGCAAAAGACGGCACTCAGATGTGGGTCAGTTCGGAAATCGGCGGCACATTGACGGTGTTTGACACGGCCACACAGACGCAAACGGCCAAGATCAGCTTTGAGGTTCAAGGCGTGCATCCAGACCGCGTGCAGCCCGTGGGATTTGAATTTACAACAGACGACACACATGCCTTCGTGGCGTTGGGGCCTTCCAACCACATCGCTGTTGTGAATGCAGAAACCTACGAGGTCGAAGATTACATCCTTGTGGGGCGCCGCGTCTGGCACATGGCGTTCAACGCCGACAAATCACAGCTTTTTACCACCAACGGTGTATCGGGTGACGTCACCGTGATCGACGTGGCCTCACGCAAAGCTCTAAAATCCATAAAAGTCGGGCGCTTCCCTTGGGGCGCTGCATTTCGTCCGTAA
- a CDS encoding ABC transporter substrate-binding protein, protein MLRVFGFLMVVATAQPALSDVTLGVGLLRVTTPQPATLSNLDPVPDDTGLAGAQTGLSDNLTTGKFLGQTYTLDHQTVDVSADPMAVAQNMLKASPYLILDAPADILLAIADLPQAQDALLFNTSASDVDLRDDNCRANLLHSLPSHAMRTDALAQVLVQKRWTDLVMIAGTYPEDIAYADAMRASLTKFGLKLSDEKTWDADADMRRTASQEIPLFTQDFGDYDALVLADEVHDFGRYVLYNTWQARPIVGSEGLSAETWSPVIEQWGAAQLQSRFEDQHARKMNSHDYAAWAAMRTLGEAVTRTNATDVETLRAYVMSEAFELAGFKGRPLTYRAWNGQLRQPIAIAHPRALAAQAPLEGFLHQVNELDTLGIDRPESNCEAFQ, encoded by the coding sequence ATGCTTAGAGTGTTCGGTTTTTTGATGGTGGTTGCGACTGCACAACCGGCTCTGTCGGATGTGACACTCGGCGTGGGGCTGTTGCGCGTGACAACACCGCAACCTGCGACGTTGTCCAATCTGGATCCTGTGCCCGACGACACCGGACTGGCAGGGGCACAAACCGGCCTAAGCGACAATCTGACAACGGGCAAATTCTTGGGCCAAACCTACACATTGGATCACCAAACGGTTGATGTTTCCGCTGATCCAATGGCTGTCGCACAAAACATGCTAAAGGCGTCACCGTATCTGATTTTGGACGCCCCTGCCGACATTCTGCTGGCCATTGCAGATCTGCCGCAAGCGCAAGATGCTTTGTTGTTCAACACATCTGCGTCTGATGTGGATTTGCGCGATGACAACTGCCGCGCAAACCTGCTGCACAGCTTACCGTCACACGCGATGCGCACCGATGCATTGGCGCAGGTTCTGGTTCAGAAACGCTGGACCGATCTTGTGATGATTGCAGGCACTTACCCCGAAGACATCGCCTATGCCGACGCCATGCGGGCTTCGCTGACAAAGTTCGGCCTGAAACTCTCGGATGAAAAAACATGGGACGCTGATGCCGATATGCGACGCACGGCATCGCAGGAAATTCCGCTGTTTACCCAAGATTTTGGGGATTATGACGCGCTTGTTCTGGCTGATGAAGTTCATGATTTTGGGCGGTATGTTTTATACAACACATGGCAGGCCCGGCCCATCGTAGGCTCCGAAGGCTTGTCAGCGGAGACATGGTCGCCCGTGATCGAACAATGGGGCGCTGCACAATTGCAAAGCCGCTTTGAAGATCAACATGCCCGCAAAATGAACAGCCACGACTATGCCGCATGGGCCGCTATGCGCACATTAGGAGAGGCCGTGACACGCACCAATGCCACGGATGTCGAAACCTTGCGGGCCTATGTCATGTCCGAAGCCTTTGAACTGGCAGGATTTAAAGGCCGCCCTTTGACGTACCGCGCGTGGAACGGGCAATTGCGCCAACCCATAGCCATAGCCCACCCCCGCGCACTGGCCGCGCAAGCCCCGTTAGAGGGGTTTCTGCATCAGGTGAATGAACTTGATACCCTTGGCATCGACCGCCCCGAAAGCAACTGTGAGGCCTTCCAATGA
- the pedF gene encoding cytochrome c-550 PedF → MRTVTLKGILTGGFVFASSVLVMAHGDVNPQPVDTAGLPETGDEWLTENPYRTEAAGEDVWFKAIEIGASGYNQNCARCHGLEVVSGGLAPDLRFLEAEEYGDEWYVERFRVGYTQNGTTKMPAFGELLGQDAAWAIRTYIETRPDGDAMEDVAEELKTMRDQLAGYSEDATGADPDALKARLGEIASGIETLSGAPVADSVAFRAANLIDGTPASYKSASETLTIGLSATQ, encoded by the coding sequence ATGCGCACAGTGACACTTAAAGGGATTTTGACAGGGGGCTTTGTGTTTGCCTCAAGCGTGCTGGTGATGGCACATGGCGATGTGAACCCGCAGCCTGTGGACACGGCAGGATTGCCGGAAACGGGTGACGAATGGCTCACGGAAAACCCGTACCGCACAGAGGCTGCTGGCGAAGATGTGTGGTTCAAAGCCATCGAGATCGGCGCGTCAGGGTACAATCAGAACTGCGCCCGGTGCCATGGCCTTGAGGTTGTCTCGGGGGGGCTTGCGCCTGATTTGCGCTTTCTTGAGGCTGAAGAATACGGTGACGAATGGTACGTTGAACGCTTCCGCGTGGGATACACCCAAAACGGTACGACCAAGATGCCTGCATTTGGTGAATTGCTGGGTCAGGACGCGGCATGGGCCATTCGTACCTATATCGAAACCCGCCCCGACGGGGATGCTATGGAAGATGTCGCGGAAGAGTTGAAAACGATGCGTGACCAACTTGCGGGCTACTCAGAAGACGCCACAGGTGCGGATCCGGATGCACTGAAAGCGCGGCTTGGCGAAATCGCGTCTGGCATCGAAACCTTATCCGGGGCGCCTGTCGCCGATTCCGTGGCCTTTCGGGCGGCGAACTTGATTGATGGTACACCTGCATCCTATAAATCCGCATCAGAAACCCTGACAATTGGATTGTCGGCCACTCAGTAG
- a CDS encoding substrate-binding periplasmic protein — MSGQARAADPCADHIPQPKPQNTGRDIVGQDMDAIQDQGHMLFAVYENFPPYSWQEGGQPRGVDIDIARIIAEDLGVEARFNFVASGENLEADLRNNIWKGALIGGRISNVMMRVPYDSAFKCKVEQVVFTGQYGAESIAIAYDKASYPDEKPVPAYFRFDAVAVENDSISDFYLSSFAGGQLAGKVQRFPDMTAAMAALRNGQTKAAMGPLAQLEHGLGDTAAVHQPPLAGFAVSKWTLGVAVNFSYRPLSYAVDDAINYALQDGRIGEIYQSYGLTFQQPER; from the coding sequence TTGTCAGGGCAGGCCCGGGCCGCTGATCCATGCGCCGATCATATCCCGCAACCCAAACCGCAAAATACGGGGCGCGATATTGTCGGTCAGGATATGGATGCCATTCAGGATCAAGGGCATATGTTGTTTGCGGTCTATGAAAACTTCCCGCCCTATTCGTGGCAAGAGGGCGGGCAACCGCGCGGCGTGGACATCGACATCGCACGCATCATCGCAGAGGACCTTGGCGTTGAGGCGCGTTTCAATTTTGTGGCGTCAGGCGAAAATCTGGAAGCGGACTTGCGCAACAACATCTGGAAAGGCGCTTTGATCGGGGGCCGCATATCCAATGTGATGATGCGTGTACCGTATGACAGCGCGTTTAAATGCAAGGTCGAACAAGTGGTGTTTACGGGCCAATACGGCGCGGAAAGCATTGCCATTGCCTATGACAAGGCAAGCTATCCGGATGAAAAGCCGGTGCCTGCCTACTTCCGGTTTGATGCTGTGGCTGTTGAGAACGATTCCATTTCGGACTTTTACCTGTCGTCTTTTGCCGGCGGCCAGTTGGCGGGCAAGGTGCAGCGATTTCCTGACATGACTGCAGCAATGGCTGCCTTGCGAAACGGACAGACCAAAGCGGCGATGGGGCCATTGGCACAGCTGGAACATGGCTTGGGCGATACAGCCGCAGTGCACCAGCCCCCTTTGGCGGGTTTTGCCGTCAGCAAATGGACGTTGGGTGTGGCTGTAAATTTCAGCTACAGGCCACTGTCCTACGCCGTGGATGATGCAATCAACTATGCGCTGCAAGACGGGCGCATTGGTGAAATCTACCAAAGTTACGGGCTGACGTTTCAGCAGCCGGAACGCTAG